The Bacteroidota bacterium genomic sequence AGTAATTCAGTTATTGAATTGACAAATAATGGAAAGTTCATTGGGAAAGGAATGAATTACTATCACGTAAATTTTAAGGGAACTAACGGATACGAAATATTCGATAATAATATATTCGACACGCTTACCCTTACTCCTTCAGGCTCCTATCTATTTGACACAAGCAATACGCAAAAAATAGATGTGCTAAATTTTAGCTCAATGCCGAGTTCGGGTCAAGAGATTACAATAAAATCTAATAGTGTGGGTACTAAATCAAAAATAAATCTAACAGGAGACAAATTCTGCGGAGATTACCTAATTGTTCAAGACATAAACAGCATAGGCAATCATTTTTTCGCAGGACCAAATTCTACCGATAACGGAAATAACTCCAAAGTGTATTTTATAAATTGTACTGCACCCTTAAGTATTAATATTACAGACAGCATGAATGTATTGTGCTTTGGCGATTCTACAGGGTGGGCAAAATTTTCTATTGGAGGGGGATTACTTCCTTATAACTATTCATGGAGCAATGGAGCTGCTTCAGATTCAACAGGAGGATTAAGCGCAGGAACCTATACGGTTTTTGTATGGGATGCCCTAAATGATACAATTAGTAGAGTTATAATTATAACAGAACCTGCCCCAATAGCTTTAAATTTTGCAATTGGCATTGATAGTATTTGTAGCAACCACACATCTATTAATTTAAATGCAACGCCATCCGGTGGCACATTCTCCGGAAATGGTGTTGTTGGCACAACCTTCAACCCGGCCCTACTGTCTAGCGCTGGGCTTACCTATATTACTTATACGTTTGTTGATACCAGTGGATGTAGCCAATCAAAAACAGACAGTATTTTTGTTAATGTTTGTACAGGTATTGATAAAGAAGCTAAACAAATAATAACAGTTAACCCGAATCCGGCAACCAATACGGTATTTTTTAGTAGTAGCTCAATTAATGCAGAACCCATTAGTATTATAAATGCGATGGGAATGGAAGTATATAAGGATATAATTTTAAAATCATATACAGCTGACTTAAGTTATTTACCATCCGGTATTTATACCATTAAAATAGGCTCAAATAATAACTCTAGTTATACCAAACTAGTAAAACAATAAACAGGGTACTACCACTCTATTAAAGTAAAAAATACAAAAATTAGAAATCTCCAAACACCAACTTCTGATAAATCAATAGAGAAAAAAATAAAATGAAAATATTAATAACAGGCAGTAACGGACTTCTTGGTCAAAAATTGGTTTACAATATTTTGAGTAGAAGTAATTATAAATTAATTGCCACCTCAAAAGGAGAAAACAGATTGAAAGAAAAAAATGGATACAAATATGAATCGCTTGATATAACGAGTAAGCAAGAAGTTGAAACGATTTTACAAAAACACCTCCCGGATGTAATTATTAATACAGCTGCGTTAACAAATGTAGATGCCTGCGAAACACAAAAAGAAGAATGTTGGAATTTAAATGTACTTGCTGTGCAATATTTTGTTGATACACTTACCCAATTAAAATCAGAAACATACAACCCTCATTTTATACATCTTTCAACTGATTTTATATTTGATGGAGAAGCCGGCCCTTACAAAGAAGAGGACAAACCTAATCCTTTAAGTTATTACGCAAAATCAAAATACGAAAGCGAAAAAATTGTTCAGCAATCAAGCATTTCATGGGCAATTGCCAGAACCATCATCGTATATGGCATTGTGGACAATATGAGCCGTAGCAATATCGTGTTGTGGGCAAAAGATGCATTAACAAAAAAACAAAACATAAACGTTGTTGACGACCAATTCCGCTCCCCTACGCTATCTGAAGATTTAGCGGAAGGATGCATGTTGATTGCAGAAAAAAAAGCAACTGGTATTTATAATTTATCCGGACCAAATACCACAAGTATTCTTGACCTAGTTTATCAAGTAGCAGACTTCTGGAATTTAGATAAATCATTGGTAACACCAATAAAATCAAACACCTTAAATCAAGCAGCCAAACGTCCCCCTAGAACTGGCTTTATACTTGATAAAGCAAGAAAGGATTTAAACTACAATCCACACTCTTTTTCGGAGGGACTAAAAATTTTAGATGAGCAACTCAAACGAATTAATTAAAATCCAATCCAATCAACTCCAAACTTATTGTTTGAATACATAAGTGCAGGGAATGGCACTTTAACTCTATTTGCAACGTGAATCAACGTACGCAAGAACTTCGACTTACATTTTATTCTTGACAAATCAACATCTAAGCTTACGTAATACTCCGAATATCTTTTAAATACCGGTAGCGCATTTCCTTTGTCATCAAACAATGGGTTAGATGTTCCTCCAATCATACCTGTTCCTCCATAACCAACAGCAATATTCAACCACTTAGGAAATCTACTATCTCTCGTCATAAATGATGCAGGATTCCAACTCAACCAAAAAGTATGAGCATTGTAATCTTTCATCCCTTTTTCCAACAAACTTTTACCAAGCAACTCTGGTCTATACTTTGCCAAACCCGATTCGCGATAAGAATATTTTATAGTAAAGCGTTGCTCTTCCCATAACAACTCTTGTGTAGCCATTAAAGCTGTACCTGTTACATTTGCAATCATATCTCCCGGTGAAAATCCCCAATGTGCAGAATATCCATCTAAAATTTCAATACAACTTATGTAACTCATTCCCATCAACGATCCATACAAGACAGATTTTTTCTTATTCACACCACACCATCTATAAACTTTATAGGACGCATGGGCTATGCTGTAGGTATTAAACACATGGCCAACTTTATCCAACACCAACCACTCATCATTATCATTAAAAAAATGAAACTTGCTTTTTGGATAATCTGCATACCACAGTTGATTCAAACCAATAAAAGATATCGCTTGAACAGAAATTGCAGTAGTAGAAACAGCTACAAATCTTTTTTTGTTGAAGGGATTTTGCTTAACCGTAGTATCCTGCTGAGCGAAAGAAAATAATGGGAATATAAAAAACACAAAAATACTACGAACCAATAAACGATATGATTTTAGTAAATCGGACATTAAAATAAACAATATACAGCTACTCCAATGATTGCTCCAATAATAGGCCCCACAATAGGTATCCAACTATAGCTCCAATCGCTATCTCGCTTATTTTTTATTGGTAATAAAAAATGTGCAATCCTTGGACCTAAATCTCGTGCGGGATTAATAGCGTATCCTGTAGGGCCGCCTAATGATAAACCAATTCCCAACACAAGTAAAGAAACTGGTAACGCATCCAATGTTCCTAAACTAGTTGTTGGATTTGACAATGCCATAGCTCCAAACATCAACACAAACGCTCCTATAATTTCTGTTATTAAATTATGAACGGTGCTCCGTATTGCCGGGGCTGTGCTGAACACAGCAAACTTCAAATCCTTGTCGTCTGTTACATCAAAATGTTGCTTATAAGCAATCCAAACAACAATACTTCCTACAAACGCTCCGCCTACTTGTGCCGCTATATAAGGCAATACAAATGCCACATTAAATTTTCCAAAGGCCGCAAGGGCAATTGTAACCGCAGGATTAAGATGTCCGCCCCCCCACAATTTCGTAGAAGTATAAACACCTACAAATACAGCCATAGCCCAGCCAAATGTAATAACAATCCAGCCACTATTATTCCCTTTGGTTTGAGAGAGAACAACATTCGCAACTACACCATTGCCCAAAATAATCAGAAGCATAGTGCCAATAAATTCGCCTAAATAAGGATTCATTTTTCTTTCTTTAATAATTAATAAGTAGGAAGATAATTATTTGCAATTAATTTAAAATGCGCTAGTTGATTTTTTATCCATATCGAATCCTTTTGCATCTCCACAGCCATCAATTCAGCTACCAAAGGCGCTGCTTCAATTGCAGCCTTGCTGTCTAGCAAAAGTGCTCTGGTTCTTCTCGACAGCGCATCTTCTAATGTCATGCACATTTCATTTTGTACAGCCCAACTAATTTCTGCTTTTATATACGGAAGCGATGGATGAATCAATTGCACAAGCGCTGAATTATTTTTAACCAATTCTTTTATATTCTCTTCGTCCGTTCCGTAATAATAAAGCGGAGCAGAGAAATCGGTATTTTCCTTGTATCCGTGTATATGAATATTTTGTGTTACACACTCCTTCGTGTTTAATCCTAATTTACAAATGGCAATATCCATAACATCTTCCGCCATTTTTCTATAAGTAGTCCACTTTCCTCCGGTAATACTTATTAATTCAGAATCGGAAATTTGAATATGATGATCTCTGGAAATAGCAGATGTAACTTTACTGTTACTCTTTACTAACGGTCGCAAGCCGGCAAATACACTTCTAACATCTGCCATTGTAGGATCCATAGCTAAATAGCGAGCAATATGTGTCAATACAAACTCAATCTCCTCTTGTTGGGCAACAGGTTCTTCACTTACCTTTGAAATCGGAGTGTCTGTAGTTCCTACAATTATTTTATTGTGCCATGGAACTGCAAATAAAACTCTTCCATCATCGGTCTTTGGAATCATAATTGCAGTTTCGGAAGGAAGAAATTTTTTATCAAAAACCAAATGAATGCCTTGACTATGGGTAATTAAAGGCTCCGCAGCAGGATTATCCATTTTAGCAATGGAATCAGAAAAAATACCCGTAGCATTAATTACTACTTTCGATTTAACTTCATATTCGTTCCCATCCAACGAATCCTTTACTTTAACTCCACAAACAACTCCTTTCGATTTCAACAACTCCTCAACACCCATGTAATTCAGCACTACAGCCCCATGTGCAGAAGCCGTCATTGCTAAATGAATTCCTAATCGGGCATCATCAAATTGTCCATCGTGGTACAATACACCTCCGGTCAAACCATTCGAATCAATATTAGGAATATGCTTAATTGTTTCTTCTGTGCTTAAAAATTGTGACGGCCCCAATCCCAAGCTACCAGCCATCCAGTCATACACCTTTAAACCAATACCATAAAAGGGGTTTTCCCACCACTTGTAATTAGGAATAACAAAGGATTGGTTTTTTACAAGATGCGGTGCATTCTTTTTCAAAAGCCCTCTTTCCTTAAGAGCTTCCATTACTAATTTTATATTGCCTTGCTGTAAATAGCGCACCCCACCATGCACCAGCTTTGTACTTCGAGAGGAAGTTCCTTTTACAAAATCACATTTCTCTAGCAGAATTGTTTTACAACCTCTAGATGCAGCATCAATAGCTATTCCCAAACCGGTAGCACCACCACCAATAATACATATATCAAACTCCTTGATTGATGTAAGTTCTTGTATATGCTTATCTCTATTCAATTCACAATTCTTAATTTCTAATTCTCAATTTCAATCGCCATCGGCCCATGCAATAGCCGCATTTACAGCGCGCTTCCAGCCCTTTATCAAATCGCTTCTATCTACACCTTTCATTGTCGATGTAAACTCCTTATCAATTTGCCATTGCTGTTGTATATCCTCCACGCTCTCCCAAAAACCAACTGCAAGTCCTGCTAAGTAAGCAGCTCCAAGCGCTGTAGTTTCGGTAACTTTGGGGCGAACTACTTTTGTGTTCAACAAATCGCTCTGAAATTGCATCAACGAATTATTAATCGTTGCACCACCATCTACTCTCAACTCCGCAATAGTAATACCGGAATCCGCTTCCATAGCTTTGAGCACATCGTAGGTTTGATAGGCAATACTATGCAACGCAGCTTTTGCTATATGTGCATCACTGCTTCCGCGCGTCAATCCAAACAAGCATCCTCGCGCGTGTTGATTCCAATTAGGAGTACCCAATCCGGAAAAAGCAGGCACCATATACACTCCACCTGTATCGCTAACACTGGCAGCTAAAGCTTCTATCTCTGCAGAAGTACGAATTATCTTTAATTGATCTCGCAACCACTGCACTACAGCTCCCGCAATAAACACGCTTCCTTCCAACGCATATTCTGTTTTACCATTTATTTGCCAGGCAATGGTAGTTAGTAAATTATTTTTAGAAGCTATTGCTTTAGTTCCGGTATTCATCAACATAAAACAACCGGTACCATAGGTATTCTTTACCATACCTTGTTTAGTACACAATTGACCAAACAATGCAGCTTGCTGATCTCCGGCAATTCCGGCTATTGGAATATTTATTTCAGATATAGTATTTCCGGTAGTTCCATAAACACAACTAGACGATTTCACTTCCGGCAAAAGAGATTCCGGTATTGTAAATAATTGTAGTAATTCCCTATCCCACTTACACGTATGTATATTCAATAACATAGTACGTGATGCGTTGGAAACATCTGTAACATGCACCTTTCCTCCTGTAAGCTTCCAAACAAGCCAGCTATCTATCGTTCCGAATGCGAGTTCTCCTTTTTCAGCTTTAGCTCTAGCTCCGGACACATTATCTAATATCCATTTTAATTTTGTTGCAGAAAAATATGCATCAATTACCAATCCTGTTTTCTGCGCAATTAAAGCAGAATGTCCTGCAGTCTTTAATTCATCGCAATAACCGGCTGTACGTCTGTCTTGCCAAACAATAGCATGATAAATAGGTTTACCGGTACTACGCTCCCAAACAACCGTTGTTTCTCGTTGATTGGTAATGCCAATAGCTGCAATTTGTTTCATAGTAGTATTTGCAGCTGCAACAGCTTCGACCATGGTGCCCAACTGAGTACTCCATATTTCTTCTGCATCATGTTCTACCCAACCCGGTTGCGGAAATATCTGTTTAAATTCTTTTTGAGCTACGCGAACAATATTTCCTGCTTTATCAAAAATAATACTGCGACTACTGGTAGTGCCCTGATCAAGAGCAAGAATATATTGAGACATGTATAAAAAATATTTTAGTTTACTAGGCTGAATGTTTCTTTTACGGCTGTATAATTTCTAAAATCAACATCCTTCTGCTTAGCCATAGCAGAACCTGCTATGCAAACAATTTTAAATGTAAGAGAAGACACAGTTGGTTGCGACAAATCAGAATTCTGAATAATTATCTGCACATTTCCTGTTGTATAAACAAAACGCTGATTCATACTGGTACTTGCAGTTAATGCAATAGTACGCGCCAACGGAGCCCAAGTACCACTAGTTGTTTTTAAATAAACCAATACTGCACCATTTGCAACAATATCCGCTGTTAAATTAGGAACAGAAATATTGCTGTATTTATAAGACCCCGCAGCATCCCATGTCCAAGTAGTAACTGTATCTGTTTGGCTTTTTACATTTGCATTTCCGTTTGTACCGTTTGTACCATCTGCTCCGGCAGGCCCGGCTTCTTTCTTACAAGAAGCAATCGTTAAGAATAAAGAAGTTGTTAAAATAATTGCTGTAATTGTCTTTAGAATTGTTTTCATTTTTGTAGTTTTTAGATGGTAGATTTAAAAGTAGTACATAAGATACTAAATTTTAGTTTTGGTAGATATTAAAAAAAATAGGATTACAAAGTAAAATTCAAGTATTCTAGTTGCCCTTCTTTAAAGGGTATCCAATAAAGGCTAGACATTTGACCCATTTATTGAAATTGAGTATATTTGTATATTAAATATAATGCTATGGAAACTGTCCTTATCAACGTCCAAAAAAAATCCGACATTTCTTTCCTAATAAA encodes the following:
- a CDS encoding SDR family oxidoreductase — translated: MKILITGSNGLLGQKLVYNILSRSNYKLIATSKGENRLKEKNGYKYESLDITSKQEVETILQKHLPDVIINTAALTNVDACETQKEECWNLNVLAVQYFVDTLTQLKSETYNPHFIHLSTDFIFDGEAGPYKEEDKPNPLSYYAKSKYESEKIVQQSSISWAIARTIIVYGIVDNMSRSNIVLWAKDALTKKQNINVVDDQFRSPTLSEDLAEGCMLIAEKKATGIYNLSGPNTTSILDLVYQVADFWNLDKSLVTPIKSNTLNQAAKRPPRTGFILDKARKDLNYNPHSFSEGLKILDEQLKRIN
- a CDS encoding DUF2279 domain-containing protein, with translation MSDLLKSYRLLVRSIFVFFIFPLFSFAQQDTTVKQNPFNKKRFVAVSTTAISVQAISFIGLNQLWYADYPKSKFHFFNDNDEWLVLDKVGHVFNTYSIAHASYKVYRWCGVNKKKSVLYGSLMGMSYISCIEILDGYSAHWGFSPGDMIANVTGTALMATQELLWEEQRFTIKYSYRESGLAKYRPELLGKSLLEKGMKDYNAHTFWLSWNPASFMTRDSRFPKWLNIAVGYGGTGMIGGTSNPLFDDKGNALPVFKRYSEYYVSLDVDLSRIKCKSKFLRTLIHVANRVKVPFPALMYSNNKFGVDWIGF
- a CDS encoding aquaporin family protein — encoded protein: MNPYLGEFIGTMLLIILGNGVVANVVLSQTKGNNSGWIVITFGWAMAVFVGVYTSTKLWGGGHLNPAVTIALAAFGKFNVAFVLPYIAAQVGGAFVGSIVVWIAYKQHFDVTDDKDLKFAVFSTAPAIRSTVHNLITEIIGAFVLMFGAMALSNPTTSLGTLDALPVSLLVLGIGLSLGGPTGYAINPARDLGPRIAHFLLPIKNKRDSDWSYSWIPIVGPIIGAIIGVAVYCLF
- a CDS encoding glycerol-3-phosphate dehydrogenase/oxidase gives rise to the protein MNRDKHIQELTSIKEFDICIIGGGATGLGIAIDAASRGCKTILLEKCDFVKGTSSRSTKLVHGGVRYLQQGNIKLVMEALKERGLLKKNAPHLVKNQSFVIPNYKWWENPFYGIGLKVYDWMAGSLGLGPSQFLSTEETIKHIPNIDSNGLTGGVLYHDGQFDDARLGIHLAMTASAHGAVVLNYMGVEELLKSKGVVCGVKVKDSLDGNEYEVKSKVVINATGIFSDSIAKMDNPAAEPLITHSQGIHLVFDKKFLPSETAIMIPKTDDGRVLFAVPWHNKIIVGTTDTPISKVSEEPVAQQEEIEFVLTHIARYLAMDPTMADVRSVFAGLRPLVKSNSKVTSAISRDHHIQISDSELISITGGKWTTYRKMAEDVMDIAICKLGLNTKECVTQNIHIHGYKENTDFSAPLYYYGTDEENIKELVKNNSALVQLIHPSLPYIKAEISWAVQNEMCMTLEDALSRRTRALLLDSKAAIEAAPLVAELMAVEMQKDSIWIKNQLAHFKLIANNYLPTY
- the glpK gene encoding glycerol kinase GlpK, with the translated sequence MSQYILALDQGTTSSRSIIFDKAGNIVRVAQKEFKQIFPQPGWVEHDAEEIWSTQLGTMVEAVAAANTTMKQIAAIGITNQRETTVVWERSTGKPIYHAIVWQDRRTAGYCDELKTAGHSALIAQKTGLVIDAYFSATKLKWILDNVSGARAKAEKGELAFGTIDSWLVWKLTGGKVHVTDVSNASRTMLLNIHTCKWDRELLQLFTIPESLLPEVKSSSCVYGTTGNTISEINIPIAGIAGDQQAALFGQLCTKQGMVKNTYGTGCFMLMNTGTKAIASKNNLLTTIAWQINGKTEYALEGSVFIAGAVVQWLRDQLKIIRTSAEIEALAASVSDTGGVYMVPAFSGLGTPNWNQHARGCLFGLTRGSSDAHIAKAALHSIAYQTYDVLKAMEADSGITIAELRVDGGATINNSLMQFQSDLLNTKVVRPKVTETTALGAAYLAGLAVGFWESVEDIQQQWQIDKEFTSTMKGVDRSDLIKGWKRAVNAAIAWADGD